Genomic segment of Desulfarculaceae bacterium:
GGCGTACTGCGCCACCGCCTCGGGCCGCACCAGGGCCGTGACCACCGGGATAGCGGGGAAGGCCTTGGCCAGCGCCTTGCGGGCGGCCAGCAGGCGGCTCAGCGGGAAGGACCTGATCTCGGGCTCATCCTGTGGATAGAAGGCCACGGGCAAAAGGGTTGGGTCCAGGCCGCGCAGCAGGCTTATCTTCTTGTCCAGGGCCGTGCCGCCCGGCGGCACGATGAGGATGACCCCCAGACCCAGGGCGCGGGCCTCGGTCAGCAGGGCGGGAAGCTGGGCCAGGGAAGACCCCAGCACCACGGTGTCCAGGCCGCAGGCCTTGGCCGGGGCCAGTTGGGATTGCCGGTTCAGATAGGCCCCCACCGGGAAGGCGCCGGGCTTGGCCAGGGGCCGGGCGGGCGCAAGGGCCGGGGCCGGGGGCAGGGGCTCCAGCACTGCCTGGGACAAAAGCAGGCGGCTGTCGCTGTGGTTGCGGATGACGATGCTGCCTTGGCCGCCGGGCGGGGCGATGCCGGTAACCGTGATCTTCTGCCAGCCGCCCACCACGCAGTGCGCGTCCAGGCGGTGCTCCCGGCCCAGGAAGTTCAGCCAAAGGTAGTGGTCGTTTACGAAGCTCTGCCGCCTGAGCCACAGGCTGAGGCCGTAGCGCTTCCCGGGCTTGAGGGCCAGGGGCTTGCTGGCCAGGGCGGCCGGGGCCTTGCCGGTGAAGACCCAGGCCCTGCCCTCGCGGGGATAGGGGCGCTCCAGGGTCAGGCCGCCCGAGGCGCGGCTGGCGGCGGTGGCCGGGGTGTCCCACAGGGCCGAGCCGGGGGTCAGGTCGGGCCGTTCCCCGGGCGGGGGAGGGGCATAGGCCGGGGCGCAGGCGAGCAGCGCCGCCAGCAAGAGCAGAACGGCCACCATCAACAGGCGGGCGGGTCGGTGCATGGAGCGCCTCCGTCTTGGGTGCCACATCTATATATTTATGGCACAACCGGGAGGCGCTTGTCCTCAACCGCTTGGGGATCAGGCTCCTGCCGGGGCGGGCAGCTCCTGCCTACACTGGGCGCAGCGGGTGGCTCCCCGCATGGCTTGGGCGCCGCAGTGGGGGCAGGCATGGCGCCGGCGCTCCTCGGCCAGCCAGGCCTCGGTGCCCAGCTCCCGCCAGCGGGGGATGCCGGCCAGGATCATGGCGCGGCCCGGCCCGGACCGCTTCCGCCCGGAGGCGGCGCGGCCGCCGGACAGCACCCGCAGGGGCGGCCAAGGTTGCCAGCGGGCGTCGCGGTTCCACAACCACATTGCGATGCGAGTGAGCTCCCGTTGATCGATGGATGGCGTTCTGGCTCGGGCCATGGCGTTTCTCCCCTCTGATTATATAGAGTGCGGGGAGCGGCGGTTGTGACCGGAAGGGCGAATTTTTTTTAGAGCCCAGGGGCCGCGTCCCGCCGGAGGGGGCTTCCCCGTCTGGGGCAGGGCGGGCATTTATGGCATAATCAAACGACGCTTGTCCCCATGCCTCCGGGAGAGACGCTCATGCCCAAGTACCTGGCGGGACCGCTCCTGTTGATGCTCCTGTCCGCGCTGCTGGCGGCGGGCTGCGGCGGCAAAAAGGCCGCGCCGGTGGAGGAGCCCGCCGCCTCCGCCCAATCCGCCGCGTCCGAGGCCGTGGCCCAGGCCCCCCAGCCCGAGCCGGTGTGCCTCTACCTTTTCTGGACCCGCGACCCCTCGCGCATCGGCGAGGTGCAAGACCGCGTGGCCCGGGGCGAGCGTTTCCCCCCGGCGGCCAAGGCGGTGTCCGAGGAAGGGCTCAAGGGCGCCTCGCGGCTCAACGCCACCTGCATGGCCCCGGCCGAGCTGGACCCCGAGCTGCTGACCCAGGTGGATCGCCTGAGCGTGGGCCAGGTGTCGCCGCCCTTTGACTACGCCCAGGGCCAGGCCCTGGCCATGCGCACCACGGACCGCTACTGGCGCGAAGGCAAGGAGCTGTTCGCCCAGAAGAAATACGCCGAGGCGGCGGCGGCGCTCAAGAAGCACCTGGAGCTGCACCCCGACTCGGCCACGGTGTGGCAGGCCCTGTCCGAATGCCTGGGCGCCCAGGGCGAGGACCAGGCCGCCCTGGAGGCCCTGGACAAGGCCCTGGCCATATCGCCGGAAAGCCCCTCCCTGCTCAACGGCCGCGCCACCCTGCTCATCCGCCTGGGGCGCGGCCAGGAGGCGGTGGCCGACTACCGCAAGGCCCTGGAGCTGGCCCCGGCCAGCCCCCTGCTCATGCACAACCTGGCCTGGGCCCTGCTGCACGAGAAGGAAAACCTGGACCTGGCCATGGAGCTTATGGGCCAGGCGCTCAAGATGGAGCCGGACAACGGCCACTTCTGGGACACCCTGGGGCGCATCCAAAAGGCGCGGGGAGATTACGGCGACGCGGTGGTGAGCCTCTACCGGGCCAACCATTTGGGGGTGCGCCAGGAGGGCAACCGCCAGGACCTGGCCGAGGCCCTTTTGGAGCTTCCCCCCGAGGCGGTGGCCCGCCTGGCCGGGCGCAAGGGCGGCCTGCCTCCCTTCAAAATCCCGGCCCCCGCGCCCGCGCCCAAGGCGGCCCTCCCGGCCCCGGCCCCCAACCCCCTGGGCGCGCCCAGCGCCCCGCCGGGCCAGGAGCCCCTGCTGCGCACCTGGCGCTCCGCCACGCCGGCCCCCGCCCCAGCCAAGACCCCGGAGGCCGCCGCGCCCGCCGTGGCCCCGGCCGAGCCGCTCCTGAGCGAGCCCCTGACGCCCCTCTGGACCGCGCCGCCGCCATCCGCGGCCCCGGCCCCGGAAGCCGCCCCGCCGCCAGCGCCCCCGGAGCAAACCGTAGGCCCCGAGGAAGGACGGCCCGAGGCCGCTGCTCCCGCGCCCCCGGAACCTGAACAGCCCCCGGCCGCGCGGGAGCAGGCCCAGCCCGGCCAAGAGCAGCCTCCGGCCCAGGAGCAGCCTCCGGCCCAGGAGCAGGCCCCGGCTCAGGAGCAGGCCGCTACCCAGGACGACGATGGGCCGCCTCCGCCCCTGTGGGACAGCGAGGAGTACCAAGGCCGTTTGGAGCCGGTGGGCGAGGACGTGCTGCTCTTCGGCCAGCTGGAGGCCATGGAGACCGCCAGCCCCGAGGACCAGGAGGAGGACGAGCCCCTGGCCCCGGCCGAAGCCGCCGCCCCCACTGCCGCCCCTCCGGACCGGCCCAAGCCCCTTCCGCTCGCCGCCGCCCCGGCCCCGGCCCGGCAGGGCCCGGCGGTGACCGCCGTTTTGCGCAAGCCCCGCCCCGCGCCCGAAGCCCCGGCTCCGGCTCCGGCCGTCCGCGAAAAGCTGCCCGCCCCGGTCCCGGCCATCCCGGGCTACTACATCCTGGTGGGCTCCTTCCGTTCGCCGGAGCTGGCCAGCAAGGAGATGAAGCGCTGGCGGCGGCTGAACCAGGCGGTGTGGATGGAGTGGCGCACCGTGCCCAAGCGGGGCGACTGGGTGCGGGTGATGCTGGGTCCCTACCAGAAAAAGTCCGACGCCCGCCACGAGGCCGAACTCCTCCGAGAGCGCAAGCTCATCCGGAGCTACAGCGTGTTGGACAAGCTGGAATAAAAAAAGCGGCGGCCCCGGAGGGCCGCCGCGCGTCTAGCCGGGTGAGAGGCTACTTGTAGCAGCAGAACACCTGCTGTTGCAGGATGGTCACCTTGTCGTTGAGGAACCGGGCGTTGTAGCCCGCGTTGCGCAGGATGTTGTAGCCCATCTCCGCGCGCAGGCCGGTGCGGCAATGGGTGACGATCTCCTTGTCCTTGGGCAGCTCGCCCACCCGCGCGCTCAGCTCGTCCACCGGGATGTTCACCGCGCCGGGCAACATGCCGCTGGCGGCCTCGGCCTTGGTGCGCACGTCCAGGATCAACTTGCCCTTGGGCTTGTTGCGCACGATGTTCATGAACTCGTCGCCGGTGATCTCGCCCGGATGGGGGCGGGGGAGATAGAAGATCTTGGTGCTCACCATGTCGCGCTGGGTGGGCCCGCCGGCCTTTTGCCAGCCCTTGAACCCGCCCTGCAGGATGGCCACGTTGCCGTAGCCCCAGGAGCCGATCTCCTTGGCCAGCTTGCCCAGCTCGGCCATGTTGGTGTCGTCGGAATACAGGACGATGTAGGCCTTGCGGTCCAGGGGGAACTGCTCGCGCTCGGCGATGACCCGGTTCGCGGGGATGGCCACCGCGCCCTGGATGTGACCCTTCTTGGCGGCCTCGACCCCACGGGTGTCGATGACCACGATGTAGCCCAAACGCTTCTTCACGAAATCACTGGTGGCCACCACCGGCAGGCCCGCCTTTTTCCAGGCGGGGAGCCCGGCGTGGAAGACCTTGACGTTGGTGTAGCCCTTCTTTTCCGCCAACCTGGCGGCCATGGGAGAGAGCACTCATCTGAAGCCTTGGCAATAGAAGATGACCAGGGCGTTCTTGTCCTTGGGCAGCTTGCCCATCATCTCGGGCATCTTGGGGAAGGGCATCATGACCGCGCCGGGGATGTGGCCCTCGTTGTAGCGGATGGGCGGGCGCGAGTCGACCAGGGTGTAGCCGCCCTTCTTGGGGCCTTTGGCCACCAGCGCGGCCAGTTCCTTCACCCCGATGATCTGCTTGTCGGGCACCTTGATCTTGGGCTTGGCCACGATGGCCGTGGCCACCAGGTCCGAGCCCTGCTTCACGTAGCTCACCTGCACCGGAATGGGCTTCTTGAGCTTCTTGATGCTGGGGACGTTGGTTACCGTGGTCTGGGGGGTGAACTTGAGGATGACGTTCTTGCCCGGGGCCACCATGACCGAGATGGACTTGGCCTTGTTGGAACGGCTCTGGAAGTCGCCGGCCACCACGTTGGGCATCTCCTTGAGCTCGCCGTGGCATTTAAGGCACTTTTTGGCCGCAATGACCTTGGCCGAGGCCGGCGGGGCGCTCAGGCCCATGACCGCCAGGGCGGCCAGGGCCAGGCCCAGCAGGCCGGTGGCCTTAATAATCGCCTTTCGCATTAATATCCTCCGTTGATAAATCAAACCGGTCGCGGCCGGGCGGAACCTTCCCGCCTCGGGCCTGTTTATCCGCAGCGCGCGCCCCTGCATGGGCGGGCGCCGGCTTTCTGGTTTGTGCCTCAATTAAAGAGCAACACTTGTGCCACTATGGACGGCTCCTCTATATTCATTTTAATTCAATCGGTTGCCCCAATGAACCCCCGCCTGTAAAGTCTTCACGAACGCGCAATATGTTAATTTAAGTTACAGGTGTTAAGGTTATACGGCATATGCCCGGTGGGGTTTGGAAAACAGGCGCTATTTGCGTTGCTTGCAAGGGAGGCTGTTTAAGTCCAAGGGAGCAGTGGGTTTTACACTCGTTGCCCCCGCCCGGCGGCAAGTTGGCAGGGCCTTTGCTTAATAAACCTGGAGATTGTTTTTGGGGCCCAGGGGCCGCGAAGGGCTTGGTCTGCTAACACATTGTTTTGGCGGGGCAATACTCCGGGTGGTTTCGCGGCGCACCTGTTAAGCGTTAAGGTATTGTTTAACCCCCGGCAGTTAACATGCGGCGGCTAAGATGGATCTGACCAGTCATTGGAAAACGGTGATGGACACCATGCAGGACGGCCTGCTGGTGGTGGACGACCGCGGCTTCATCATGGCGGTGAACCCCGCCGCCGAGGATCTGACCGGCTACGGGCAGAGTGAGATGCTGGGCCGGAGCTGCCGCATGTTGGGCTGCACCGGCTGCAACATCGTGGGCACC
This window contains:
- a CDS encoding rhodanese-like domain-containing protein encodes the protein MRKAIIKATGLLGLALAALAVMGLSAPPASAKVIAAKKCLKCHGELKEMPNVVAGDFQSRSNKAKSISVMVAPGKNVILKFTPQTTVTNVPSIKKLKKPIPVQVSYVKQGSDLVATAIVAKPKIKVPDKQIIGVKELAALVAKGPKKGGYTLVDSRPPIRYNEGHIPGAVMMPFPKMPEMMGKLPKDKNALVIFYCQGFR
- a CDS encoding tetratricopeptide repeat protein, with protein sequence MPKYLAGPLLLMLLSALLAAGCGGKKAAPVEEPAASAQSAASEAVAQAPQPEPVCLYLFWTRDPSRIGEVQDRVARGERFPPAAKAVSEEGLKGASRLNATCMAPAELDPELLTQVDRLSVGQVSPPFDYAQGQALAMRTTDRYWREGKELFAQKKYAEAAAALKKHLELHPDSATVWQALSECLGAQGEDQAALEALDKALAISPESPSLLNGRATLLIRLGRGQEAVADYRKALELAPASPLLMHNLAWALLHEKENLDLAMELMGQALKMEPDNGHFWDTLGRIQKARGDYGDAVVSLYRANHLGVRQEGNRQDLAEALLELPPEAVARLAGRKGGLPPFKIPAPAPAPKAALPAPAPNPLGAPSAPPGQEPLLRTWRSATPAPAPAKTPEAAAPAVAPAEPLLSEPLTPLWTAPPPSAAPAPEAAPPPAPPEQTVGPEEGRPEAAAPAPPEPEQPPAAREQAQPGQEQPPAQEQPPAQEQAPAQEQAATQDDDGPPPPLWDSEEYQGRLEPVGEDVLLFGQLEAMETASPEDQEEDEPLAPAEAAAPTAAPPDRPKPLPLAAAPAPARQGPAVTAVLRKPRPAPEAPAPAPAVREKLPAPVPAIPGYYILVGSFRSPELASKEMKRWRRLNQAVWMEWRTVPKRGDWVRVMLGPYQKKSDARHEAELLRERKLIRSYSVLDKLE